In Streptomyces puniciscabiei, a single genomic region encodes these proteins:
- a CDS encoding SAV_6107 family HEPN domain-containing protein — translation MANPSAAAARRRRATGPAPSLTGPASDVHPVLRRATAPPAALDLLAQARSGLDEATVLEMPNERYATAHLAALRTAAAVLAARGRPETNPRRRARIRSAWEVLPEIAPELTEWSALFASGAARRARAEAGIQGAASRRDADDLIRDVGMFLRIVERMLVLQPVLPQPRQDPGAPDGPRARGDLPDAG, via the coding sequence ATGGCCAATCCGTCCGCAGCCGCCGCCCGCCGGCGCCGCGCCACCGGCCCTGCCCCCTCACTGACCGGCCCGGCGAGCGATGTGCACCCCGTGCTCCGCCGGGCCACGGCCCCGCCCGCCGCCCTCGATCTGCTCGCCCAGGCCCGGTCCGGACTGGACGAGGCCACCGTCCTGGAAATGCCGAACGAGCGCTATGCGACGGCCCATCTCGCCGCCCTGCGCACCGCCGCCGCCGTGCTCGCCGCCCGCGGCCGCCCCGAGACCAACCCGCGCCGCCGCGCCCGGATCCGCAGCGCCTGGGAGGTGCTGCCCGAGATCGCCCCCGAACTGACCGAGTGGAGCGCGCTGTTCGCCTCCGGGGCCGCCCGCCGGGCCCGCGCCGAGGCCGGCATCCAGGGCGCGGCGAGCCGCCGCGACGCCGACGACCTGATACGGGACGTGGGCATGTTCCTGCGCATCGTCGAGCGGATGCTCGTCCTCCAGCCGGTCCTGCCCCAACCCCGCCAGGACCCCGGGGCACCGGACGGCCCGAGAGCGCGCGGTGACCTGCCGGACGCGGGCTGA
- a CDS encoding methyltransferase, with translation MSDPSRPRASLRTAVVWDVLQDALDRRVKATGRESLDVLDTGGGSGNFAVPVARLGHRVTVVDPSPNALFALERRAAEAGVAERVRGVQGDAHGLFDVVERGGYDAVLCHGVLEYVDDPAEGVRNAVAALRSEGVLSLLAAGLGGAVLARALAGHFTEAQQALQDPEGRWGAGDPMPRRFTAGQLTALVEAAGLRVGAVHGVRVFADLVPGVLVDTEPGALDALLKLEAAAAELPAFHSVATQLHVLGETPGAAEV, from the coding sequence GTGTCGGACCCGAGCCGCCCCCGCGCGTCCCTGCGTACCGCCGTGGTCTGGGATGTCCTCCAGGACGCCCTCGACCGCCGGGTGAAGGCCACGGGCCGGGAGTCGCTGGACGTCCTCGACACCGGAGGCGGCAGCGGCAACTTCGCCGTGCCCGTGGCCCGGCTCGGCCACCGTGTGACCGTCGTCGACCCCAGCCCGAACGCGCTGTTCGCGCTGGAGCGCCGGGCCGCCGAGGCCGGTGTCGCCGAGCGGGTCCGGGGCGTACAGGGCGATGCGCACGGCCTGTTCGACGTGGTCGAGCGCGGGGGATACGACGCCGTGCTGTGCCATGGCGTCCTGGAGTACGTGGACGACCCGGCCGAGGGTGTCCGCAACGCCGTCGCCGCGCTGCGCTCCGAGGGCGTCCTCAGCCTGCTCGCCGCAGGACTCGGCGGCGCCGTGCTCGCGCGCGCCCTCGCCGGGCACTTCACGGAGGCCCAGCAGGCGCTGCAGGACCCCGAGGGCCGCTGGGGCGCCGGCGACCCGATGCCGCGCAGGTTCACGGCCGGACAGCTCACCGCGCTGGTGGAGGCCGCGGGTCTCAGGGTCGGCGCCGTGCACGGCGTGCGGGTCTTCGCCGACCTGGTCCCCGGAGTCCTCGTGGACACCGAGCCCGGCGCCCTGGACGCGCTCCTGAAGCTGGAGGCCGCGGCGGCCGAGCTGCCCGCGTTCCACTCCGTCGCCACCCAGCTGCATGTGCTCGGCGAGACGCCGGGTGCCGCCGAGGTCTGA
- a CDS encoding DUF3040 domain-containing protein: MPLSEHEQRMLEQMERALYAEDPKFASALEGNGLRTYTRRRVYQAVAGFLIGIALLMTGMVMQLIWVSVVGFLVMLGCAVLAVTGWRRAPKPGEQPAGGVRRPVRPKRSMMDRIEERWQRRRDGHGQ; the protein is encoded by the coding sequence GTGCCGCTCTCGGAGCACGAGCAGCGCATGCTCGAGCAGATGGAGCGAGCGCTGTACGCCGAAGATCCCAAGTTCGCGTCGGCGCTTGAGGGAAACGGGCTGCGGACGTACACCCGGCGGCGGGTCTACCAGGCGGTTGCAGGCTTCCTCATCGGTATCGCGCTCCTCATGACCGGAATGGTCATGCAGCTGATCTGGGTCAGCGTGGTGGGTTTCCTTGTCATGCTGGGTTGTGCCGTACTCGCCGTCACCGGCTGGCGCAGGGCGCCGAAGCCGGGCGAGCAGCCCGCGGGCGGCGTGCGTCGCCCGGTGCGGCCGAAGCGCTCCATGATGGACCGGATCGAGGAGCGCTGGCAGCGCCGCCGGGACGGACACGGCCAGTAA
- a CDS encoding transglutaminase TgpA family protein yields the protein MSGRARLALCAAAATLMASCALLPLVAAPTWLLQLVPLVAVQTGVGAAARRVPLGRPLTVAAQALVTLVLLTLVFARQYAIVGLIPGPDAFRHFADLFQQGSNDVSEYAIPAPLTDGIRLMLIGGVLLIGLLVDTLAVTFRSAAPAGLPLLALYSVAAGLSHGGADWLWFLVAAAGYLMLLLAEGRDRLAQWGRVFGGAPRAPGSPESGAVAPVRTGRRIGAVALGAALVVPLALPAMQGGLLDAAGTGVGVGNGDGGTISAVNPLVSLRDSLNTNDDRQVLSLKTSTNDLSDLYLRIVSLDDFDGTTWRPAQRHIVGVPDRFPTPLGLDGDVKRGTVTTTVTASDWYAQDWLPMPYPPSGVRISGRWRYEPVGMTLVGDHGQTTRGETYQVTSLDLQPTAEQLATAPEPPAALKREYTKVPSSVPKVVARTAKEITAGARSHYEEAVKLQDYFAVTGGFQYDTQVEVGRGPDAIANFLKKKQGFCVHFSFAMAAMARTLGIPARVAVGFAPGTPQADGTVAVNQKDAHAWPELYFEGVGWTRFEPTPTRGTVPSYTQSDTPGTALPDQDLPSHESSTAPSAAPSPSQSCPPGLRRLQECGNTSAAAAPNSGGGGPGPGWYLLIGLAALVVLAIPLSPLMWRTRVRSVRLGGHARTEQGAAAHTVAAWQELTDSAWDHGIAPDESLTPRRAAARIVELGRLDPATGALVHRVADAVEQVLYAPRPRPAAGTAADVRRVVEGLRGTASTGARLRALFLPRSSVRVLWAVSARWSALRTRVATARTGLRRPSQQQG from the coding sequence ATGAGCGGGCGGGCACGCCTGGCGCTGTGCGCGGCAGCGGCCACGCTGATGGCCTCCTGTGCGCTGCTGCCCCTGGTGGCCGCGCCGACCTGGCTGCTGCAGCTGGTGCCGCTGGTGGCCGTGCAGACCGGGGTGGGCGCGGCGGCCCGCCGGGTGCCGCTGGGCCGGCCGCTGACCGTGGCGGCGCAGGCGCTGGTGACCCTGGTGCTGCTGACCCTGGTCTTCGCCCGGCAGTACGCGATCGTCGGGCTGATCCCCGGCCCGGATGCCTTCCGGCACTTCGCCGACCTGTTCCAGCAGGGCTCGAACGACGTCAGCGAATACGCGATACCGGCGCCGCTGACCGACGGCATCAGGCTGATGCTCATCGGTGGGGTGCTGCTGATCGGCCTGCTGGTGGACACGCTCGCGGTGACCTTCCGCAGCGCGGCCCCGGCCGGGCTGCCGCTGCTCGCGCTGTACTCGGTGGCCGCCGGGCTGTCCCACGGCGGGGCCGACTGGCTGTGGTTCCTGGTGGCGGCGGCCGGCTATCTGATGCTGCTGCTCGCGGAGGGCCGGGACCGGCTGGCGCAGTGGGGCCGGGTCTTCGGCGGCGCTCCCCGTGCCCCGGGCTCACCGGAGAGCGGTGCGGTGGCTCCGGTGCGCACCGGACGCCGGATCGGCGCGGTCGCCCTCGGTGCGGCCCTGGTGGTGCCGCTCGCCCTGCCCGCGATGCAGGGCGGCCTGCTGGACGCCGCAGGCACGGGTGTGGGAGTGGGCAACGGCGACGGCGGCACGATCTCCGCGGTCAACCCGCTGGTGTCGCTGCGCGACAGCCTGAACACGAACGACGACCGCCAGGTGCTGTCCCTGAAGACCAGCACCAACGACCTCTCGGACCTGTATCTGCGGATCGTCTCCCTGGACGACTTCGACGGCACCACCTGGAGACCGGCCCAGCGGCACATCGTGGGCGTACCGGACCGGTTCCCCACGCCCCTCGGCCTCGACGGCGACGTCAAGCGCGGCACGGTGACGACCACGGTCACGGCCTCGGACTGGTACGCCCAGGACTGGCTGCCGATGCCGTACCCGCCGAGCGGTGTGCGGATCTCGGGCCGCTGGCGCTACGAGCCGGTCGGCATGACCCTGGTCGGCGACCACGGCCAGACCACGCGCGGTGAGACCTACCAGGTGACCAGCCTGGACCTGCAGCCGACCGCCGAGCAGCTGGCCACCGCGCCGGAGCCGCCGGCGGCCCTGAAGCGCGAGTACACGAAGGTGCCGTCCTCGGTGCCGAAGGTGGTGGCCAGGACCGCCAAGGAGATCACGGCGGGCGCGCGCAGCCATTACGAGGAGGCCGTCAAGCTCCAGGACTACTTCGCGGTCACGGGCGGCTTCCAGTACGACACCCAGGTCGAGGTGGGCCGCGGGCCGGACGCCATCGCGAACTTCCTGAAGAAGAAGCAGGGCTTCTGCGTCCACTTCTCCTTCGCCATGGCGGCGATGGCCCGCACCCTGGGCATCCCGGCCCGGGTCGCGGTGGGCTTCGCGCCCGGTACGCCGCAGGCCGACGGCACGGTCGCGGTGAACCAGAAGGACGCGCACGCCTGGCCCGAGCTGTACTTCGAGGGTGTGGGCTGGACTCGCTTCGAGCCGACCCCGACACGCGGCACCGTGCCGTCGTACACCCAGTCGGACACACCCGGCACCGCGCTGCCGGACCAGGACCTTCCCTCGCACGAGTCGTCCACGGCGCCCTCGGCGGCGCCCTCGCCCAGCCAGAGCTGCCCGCCCGGGCTGCGCAGGCTCCAGGAGTGCGGTAACACGTCCGCCGCGGCGGCCCCGAACAGCGGCGGCGGTGGCCCGGGCCCGGGATGGTATCTGCTGATCGGCCTGGCCGCGCTGGTGGTCCTGGCGATTCCGCTGTCGCCGCTAATGTGGCGGACGCGGGTGCGCTCGGTGCGGCTCGGCGGGCACGCCCGGACCGAGCAGGGCGCGGCGGCGCACACGGTGGCGGCCTGGCAGGAGTTGACGGACAGTGCCTGGGACCATGGCATTGCGCCGGACGAGTCGCTGACCCCGCGCCGGGCGGCGGCCCGGATCGTCGAGCTCGGGCGGCTGGACCCGGCGACCGGTGCACTGGTGCACCGGGTCGCGGACGCGGTGGAGCAGGTGCTGTACGCGCCCCGGCCGCGCCCGGCGGCAGGCACGGCGGCGGATGTGCGCCGGGTGGTCGAGGGGCTGCGCGGCACGGCGAGCACCGGCGCCCGGCTGCGGGCGCTGTTCCTGCCCCGCTCGTCGGTGCGGGTGCTGTGGGCGGTGTCGGCCCGCTGGTCGGCGCTCAGGACCAGGGTGGCGACGGCCCGGACGGGACTTCGCCGGCCGTCGCAGCAGCAGGGCTGA
- a CDS encoding DUF58 domain-containing protein, producing MSAGGTGQTEADRGEAGGVRTALAGLTTRGRSFLAAGIAAAICAYVLGQSDLLRVGLLLAALPLICATVVYRTRYRVAGTRRLSPARVPAGSEARVHLRMDNVSRLPTGLLMLQDRVPYVLGPRPRFVLDRVEPGGRREVSYRVRSDLRGRYPLGPLQLRLTDPFGMCELTRSFSAFDTLTVIPRVEPLAPVRFSGEAKGYGDGRQRSLALAGEDDVIPRGYRYGDDLRRVHWRSTARYGELMVRREEQPRRSRCTVLLDTRGGAYEGAGPDSAFEWAVSGAASVLVHMLERGSSVRLLTDSGSVVPGHGADGFAGTGQETAEAAGLMMDTLAVIDHSDGTGLSRAYDVLRGGNEGLLVAFLGDLDEEQAATVAKMSRRSGGAVAFVLDPDTWVREATDVPRPGGRHAERLRMLREAGWTALSVPRGAALNALWQQADRERSGLAAVGGEATR from the coding sequence ATGAGCGCCGGGGGGACGGGGCAGACGGAGGCCGACCGCGGGGAGGCGGGCGGCGTCCGTACGGCCCTGGCGGGTCTGACGACCCGCGGCCGCTCCTTCCTGGCGGCCGGGATCGCGGCCGCGATCTGTGCCTACGTGCTCGGCCAGAGCGATCTGCTGCGGGTCGGTCTGCTGCTGGCCGCGCTGCCGCTGATCTGCGCGACGGTGGTGTACCGCACGCGCTACCGGGTGGCCGGCACCCGCCGGCTCTCCCCCGCCCGTGTGCCGGCCGGCAGCGAGGCCCGGGTGCACCTGCGGATGGACAACGTCTCCCGGCTGCCCACCGGCCTGCTGATGCTCCAGGACCGGGTGCCGTACGTCCTCGGGCCGCGGCCGCGGTTCGTGCTGGACCGGGTCGAGCCGGGCGGTCGCCGCGAGGTCTCCTACCGGGTCCGCTCCGACCTGCGCGGCCGCTACCCGCTGGGCCCGCTGCAGCTGCGGCTGACGGACCCCTTCGGGATGTGCGAACTCACCCGTTCCTTCTCGGCGTTCGACACCCTCACGGTCATCCCGCGCGTGGAGCCGCTCGCCCCGGTCCGTTTCAGCGGCGAGGCCAAGGGGTACGGCGACGGGCGGCAGCGCTCGCTGGCCCTGGCCGGCGAGGACGACGTGATCCCGCGCGGCTACCGCTACGGCGACGATCTGCGGCGCGTGCACTGGCGGTCCACCGCACGCTACGGCGAGTTGATGGTGCGGCGTGAGGAGCAGCCCCGGCGCTCGCGGTGCACCGTGCTGCTGGACACCCGGGGCGGCGCCTACGAGGGCGCGGGCCCCGACTCGGCCTTCGAGTGGGCCGTCTCCGGCGCCGCCTCGGTGCTGGTGCACATGCTCGAACGCGGCTCCTCCGTACGGCTGCTGACCGACAGCGGCAGTGTGGTGCCGGGCCACGGCGCCGACGGTTTCGCGGGCACCGGCCAGGAGACGGCGGAGGCGGCCGGGCTGATGATGGACACCCTCGCGGTGATCGACCACTCCGACGGCACGGGCCTGTCCCGGGCGTACGACGTGCTGCGCGGCGGCAACGAGGGGCTGCTGGTCGCCTTCCTGGGCGACCTGGACGAGGAGCAGGCCGCGACGGTCGCCAAGATGAGCCGGCGCAGCGGCGGTGCCGTCGCCTTCGTGCTGGACCCGGACACCTGGGTGCGGGAGGCGACCGATGTGCCACGGCCGGGCGGCCGGCACGCCGAGCGGCTGCGGATGCTGCGCGAGGCGGGCTGGACGGCGCTGAGCGTGCCGCGCGGTGCCGCGCTGAACGCGCTGTGGCAGCAGGCGGACCGGGAGCGCTCGGGCCTGGCCGCGGTGGGCGGGGAGGCGACGCGATGA
- a CDS encoding AAA family ATPase produces MTTYDDRASLTELTATVERVRGSVEGVIEGKPEVVRLALTVLLAEGHLLIEDVPGVGKTMLAKALARSIDCSVRRIQFTPDLLPSDITGVSIWDQQRRDFEFKPGAIFAQIVIGDEINRASPKTQSALLESMEERQVTIDGQTYELPSPFMVVATQNPVEMEGTYPLPEAQRDRFMARVSVGYPSVEAELQMLDIHGGVSPLEDLQPVAHAHEIVKLIEAVRTVHVSEPVRRYAVELVAATRAHPDLRLGASPRATLHLLRAAKASAALAGREYALPDDVQALAVAVLAHRLLPTAQAQLNRRTAEQVVQEILQHTPVPAAPGQQAPGFGGLGRGVPAYPQQPPRSL; encoded by the coding sequence GTGACGACCTATGACGATCGAGCGAGCCTCACTGAACTGACCGCCACGGTGGAGCGGGTGCGCGGTTCGGTGGAGGGCGTGATCGAGGGCAAGCCCGAGGTCGTACGGCTCGCACTGACCGTGCTGCTCGCCGAGGGCCACCTGCTGATCGAGGACGTCCCCGGGGTGGGCAAGACGATGCTGGCCAAGGCGCTGGCGCGGTCCATCGACTGCTCGGTGCGGCGCATCCAGTTCACGCCCGACCTGCTGCCCTCGGACATCACCGGTGTGTCCATCTGGGACCAGCAGCGCCGGGACTTCGAGTTCAAGCCGGGCGCCATCTTCGCGCAGATCGTGATCGGCGACGAGATCAACCGCGCCTCGCCCAAGACCCAGTCGGCACTGCTGGAGTCCATGGAGGAGCGGCAGGTCACCATCGACGGACAGACGTACGAACTGCCCAGTCCCTTCATGGTGGTGGCCACGCAGAACCCGGTCGAGATGGAGGGCACCTACCCGCTGCCCGAGGCACAGCGCGACCGCTTCATGGCCCGCGTCTCCGTCGGCTACCCGAGCGTGGAGGCCGAGTTGCAGATGCTCGACATCCACGGCGGCGTGAGCCCGCTGGAGGACCTGCAGCCGGTGGCGCACGCGCACGAGATCGTGAAGCTGATCGAGGCCGTGCGCACCGTGCACGTCTCCGAGCCGGTCCGGCGGTACGCGGTGGAGCTGGTCGCCGCCACCCGCGCCCACCCCGACCTCAGACTCGGCGCCTCCCCGCGCGCCACGCTGCACCTGCTGCGCGCGGCGAAGGCGTCCGCGGCCCTCGCCGGCCGGGAGTACGCCCTGCCGGACGACGTCCAGGCCCTCGCCGTCGCCGTTCTCGCGCACCGCCTGCTGCCGACCGCCCAGGCCCAGCTGAACCGCCGTACCGCCGAGCAGGTCGTGCAGGAGATCCTGCAGCACACCCCGGTGCCCGCGGCTCCGGGGCAGCAGGCGCCGGGCTTCGGCGGGCTCGGCCGTGGCGTTCCGGCGTACCCCCAGCAGCCCCCGCGGAGTCTGTGA
- a CDS encoding beta-class carbonic anhydrase — protein MTTSAAVPTGSEGAITNGGTVTDRLVEANQAYAAEFTDPGMDARPVLKVAVVACMDARLDLHKALGLQLGDCHTIRNAGGVVTDDVIRSLTISQRALGTRSVVLIHHTGCGMESITEDFRHDLEMEVGQRPLWAVEAFRDVDQDVRQSMQRVRTSPFLLHTDDVRGFVFDVRTGLLREVDPA, from the coding sequence ATGACGACTTCCGCAGCAGTTCCCACTGGATCCGAAGGCGCCATAACCAATGGCGGTACCGTGACGGATCGCCTGGTCGAGGCCAACCAGGCGTACGCCGCCGAGTTCACCGACCCCGGCATGGACGCCCGTCCCGTTCTCAAGGTCGCCGTCGTGGCCTGCATGGACGCCCGCCTCGACCTGCACAAGGCGCTCGGCCTGCAACTCGGCGACTGTCACACCATCCGCAACGCGGGCGGTGTCGTCACCGACGACGTGATCCGCTCCCTGACCATCAGCCAGCGGGCGCTCGGCACCCGCAGCGTCGTGCTCATCCACCACACCGGCTGCGGCATGGAGTCCATCACCGAGGACTTCCGGCACGACCTGGAGATGGAGGTGGGCCAGCGGCCGCTCTGGGCGGTGGAGGCCTTCCGGGACGTCGACCAGGACGTGCGCCAGTCCATGCAGCGCGTGCGCACCTCGCCGTTCCTGCTGCACACCGACGACGTGCGCGGCTTCGTGTTCGACGTGCGTACCGGTCTGCTGCGCGAGGTCGACCCGGCCTGA
- the rsmH gene encoding 16S rRNA (cytosine(1402)-N(4))-methyltransferase RsmH, which yields MSQSRHVPVMLHRCLDLLAPALERPGAVVVDCTLGLGGHSEALLTRFPEARLIGLDRDKEALRLSGERLAPYGERATLVHAVYDELPDVLQRLRIARVQGVLFDLGVSSMQLDEADRGFAYAQDAPLDMRMDQTTGISAAEVLNTYPAGELVRILRAYGEEKQAKRIVAAIVREREKEPFTNSARLVELIRDALPQAAKRTGGNPAKRTFQALRIEVNGELSVLERAIPAAVKALDVGGRIAVLSYHSLEDRLVKQVFATGAATTAPPGLPVVPERYQPRLKLLTRGAELPTEEEVAENRRAAPARLRGAERIREDAE from the coding sequence TTGAGCCAGAGTCGACACGTCCCGGTGATGCTCCATCGGTGCCTGGACCTGCTGGCGCCCGCCCTGGAGCGCCCGGGAGCGGTGGTCGTCGACTGCACCCTGGGCCTCGGCGGGCACAGCGAGGCGCTGCTGACCCGGTTCCCCGAGGCGCGGCTGATCGGCCTCGACCGGGACAAGGAGGCGCTGCGCCTGTCGGGCGAGCGGCTCGCGCCCTACGGGGAGCGCGCCACCCTCGTGCACGCCGTCTACGACGAGCTGCCCGACGTACTGCAAAGGCTCCGCATCGCGCGCGTGCAGGGTGTCCTGTTCGACCTCGGGGTCTCCTCCATGCAGCTGGACGAGGCCGACCGCGGCTTCGCCTACGCCCAGGACGCGCCGCTGGACATGCGGATGGACCAGACGACCGGCATCAGCGCCGCCGAGGTCCTCAACACCTACCCGGCGGGCGAGCTCGTGCGGATCCTGCGCGCGTACGGCGAGGAGAAGCAGGCCAAGCGGATCGTGGCCGCGATCGTGCGGGAGCGCGAGAAGGAGCCGTTCACCAACAGCGCGCGGCTGGTCGAGCTGATCCGGGACGCGCTTCCGCAGGCCGCCAAGCGCACCGGCGGCAATCCCGCCAAGCGCACCTTCCAGGCGCTGCGCATCGAGGTCAACGGCGAACTGTCCGTCCTGGAGCGGGCGATCCCGGCGGCGGTGAAGGCCCTGGACGTGGGCGGCCGCATCGCCGTGCTGTCGTACCACTCGCTCGAGGACCGTCTGGTCAAGCAGGTGTTCGCGACCGGTGCCGCGACCACCGCGCCGCCCGGCCTCCCGGTCGTGCCGGAGCGCTACCAGCCGCGGCTCAAGCTGCTCACCCGGGGTGCCGAACTTCCCACCGAGGAAGAGGTCGCCGAGAACCGCCGGGCCGCACCCGCCAGGCTGCGGGGCGCCGAACGCATCAGGGAGGACGCCGAGTGA
- a CDS encoding septum formation initiator family protein, with product MSRKPELRGRAARLAQLFPAGRARAARTPFVLLVVLLLGGGLIGLLVLNSALSEGSFKLADLQKQTKNLTDEEQALQRDIDAYSAPDALQRRARQLGMVPGGDPAFLGPDGKVKGAPSAAPESAALTDPVAPEPTTPTATPSVPPATATTPTPATPTTPASVTPSAAAPAPGQPQSAPAVSAPDAAIPPPPSLSQPIPTPTPGR from the coding sequence GTGAGTAGGAAACCCGAACTGAGGGGGCGGGCCGCGCGGCTCGCCCAGCTCTTCCCGGCCGGCCGTGCCCGGGCGGCCCGCACCCCGTTCGTCCTGCTCGTCGTCCTGCTGCTCGGCGGCGGCCTCATCGGACTGCTCGTGCTCAACTCGGCGCTCAGCGAAGGCTCGTTCAAACTCGCCGACCTGCAGAAGCAGACGAAGAACCTCACCGACGAGGAACAGGCCCTGCAGCGGGACATCGACGCCTACTCCGCTCCCGACGCCCTCCAGCGCCGCGCCCGCCAGCTCGGCATGGTCCCCGGCGGCGACCCGGCCTTCCTCGGCCCCGACGGCAAGGTCAAGGGCGCCCCGAGCGCCGCCCCCGAGTCCGCCGCCCTCACCGACCCGGTCGCCCCCGAGCCCACGACCCCGACCGCGACCCCCTCCGTGCCGCCCGCCACCGCCACGACGCCGACCCCGGCCACGCCCACCACCCCGGCCTCGGTCACCCCCTCGGCCGCGGCACCGGCACCGGGACAGCCCCAGTCCGCCCCCGCCGTCTCCGCCCCCGACGCGGCCATTCCCCCACCCCCCTCCCTCTCCCAGCCCATTCCCACCCCGACCCCCGGCAGGTGA
- a CDS encoding peptidoglycan D,D-transpeptidase FtsI family protein — protein MSDREPPRRRVPGPARAPRPRSAVRRQPGPGARPVRRPSATRPPGQRPLRLGSPRPRLRLVSLTLTLVMIAFVVRLLQVQAVDASAYAARAEQNRYVVHTLAAERGGITDRTGVALAISEDAYDITADPTMFSRKQLKIGDGPERAAALLSPILGQSQAEIVKKLRPANRNSRYARLATRQTPQVWKQIKDLKNALAKKTETDGGTVNVLAGVFADPSSQRVYPNGDLAAGILGWVNADGQGGGGIEQELNKELAGKDGKIRYAQSGGREVPTAGSTQIPAVPGSDVELTIDRDIQWAAQNAITEQVRKSRADRGYVVVQDTRTGQILAMANAPGFDPNDLSKADGAALGNAAVQDAYEPGSTAKVMSMAAVLEENAATPLTHVVVPNRLHRGDRLFADDVDHGTWYLTLNGVLAKSSNIGTILATGQLGRTQAQANKVLYSYLRRFGIGSYSGLGFPGETPGILAPYQKWSTSQQYTIPFGQGFSINAVQAASVYSTIANGGVRVQPTLVRGTKGADGRFTPAPKPKETRVVSEKTARTLAQMLESVVDDEQGTGIKARIPGYNVAGKTGTANRVDPATGRYRGYTSSFAGFAPADNPRITVYCAIQNATAGNYFGGQICGPIYKQVMEFALKTLQVPPTGAPAANLPVDYKP, from the coding sequence GTGTCCGACAGGGAACCGCCGCGGCGTCGTGTGCCCGGACCGGCCAGGGCGCCGCGGCCGAGGAGTGCCGTACGGCGGCAGCCCGGGCCCGGTGCGCGTCCGGTGCGGCGGCCGAGCGCCACTCGGCCGCCGGGCCAGCGCCCCCTCCGGCTCGGCAGCCCGCGGCCCCGGCTGCGCCTGGTCAGCCTCACGCTGACCCTGGTCATGATCGCCTTCGTGGTACGGCTGCTCCAGGTGCAGGCCGTGGACGCCAGCGCGTACGCCGCGCGGGCCGAGCAGAACCGGTATGTGGTGCACACGCTGGCCGCCGAGCGCGGTGGCATCACCGACCGCACCGGCGTGGCCCTCGCCATCAGCGAGGACGCGTACGACATCACGGCCGACCCGACGATGTTCAGCAGGAAGCAGCTGAAGATCGGCGACGGCCCGGAGCGGGCCGCCGCGCTGCTCTCGCCGATCCTCGGGCAGAGCCAGGCCGAGATCGTGAAGAAGCTGCGGCCGGCGAACAGGAACTCCCGGTACGCCCGGCTCGCCACCCGGCAGACCCCGCAGGTCTGGAAGCAGATCAAGGACCTGAAGAACGCGCTCGCCAAGAAGACGGAGACGGACGGCGGCACCGTCAACGTGCTCGCCGGTGTCTTCGCCGACCCCAGCAGCCAGCGCGTGTACCCCAACGGCGATCTCGCCGCCGGGATACTGGGCTGGGTCAACGCCGACGGCCAGGGCGGCGGCGGCATCGAGCAGGAGCTGAACAAGGAGCTGGCCGGCAAGGACGGAAAGATCCGTTATGCCCAGTCCGGAGGGCGCGAGGTGCCCACCGCGGGATCGACCCAGATTCCCGCCGTGCCCGGTTCCGACGTCGAGCTGACCATCGACCGCGACATCCAGTGGGCCGCGCAGAACGCCATCACCGAGCAGGTGAGGAAGTCCAGGGCCGACCGCGGTTACGTCGTCGTCCAGGACACCCGCACCGGGCAGATCCTGGCCATGGCCAACGCGCCGGGTTTTGACCCCAACGACCTGTCGAAGGCCGACGGCGCGGCCCTGGGCAACGCTGCCGTCCAGGACGCCTACGAGCCCGGCTCCACCGCCAAGGTGATGTCCATGGCGGCCGTACTGGAGGAGAACGCGGCCACCCCGCTCACCCATGTCGTCGTACCGAACCGGCTGCATCGCGGCGACCGGCTCTTCGCCGACGACGTCGACCACGGCACCTGGTACCTCACGCTGAACGGCGTCCTCGCCAAGTCCAGCAACATCGGCACCATCCTGGCCACCGGCCAGCTCGGCAGGACGCAGGCGCAGGCCAACAAGGTCCTCTACTCGTACCTGCGCAGGTTCGGCATCGGCAGCTACAGCGGACTCGGCTTCCCGGGCGAGACCCCGGGCATCCTCGCGCCGTACCAGAAGTGGTCCACCTCGCAGCAGTACACGATTCCTTTCGGCCAGGGTTTCTCCATCAACGCCGTCCAGGCCGCCTCCGTCTACTCGACCATCGCGAACGGCGGGGTGCGTGTCCAGCCGACCCTGGTGCGCGGCACCAAGGGCGCCGACGGCCGCTTCACCCCCGCGCCCAAGCCGAAGGAGACCCGCGTGGTCAGCGAGAAGACGGCCAGGACGCTCGCCCAGATGCTGGAATCCGTCGTGGACGACGAGCAGGGCACCGGCATCAAGGCCCGCATCCCCGGCTACAACGTCGCCGGCAAGACCGGGACGGCCAACCGCGTGGATCCGGCCACCGGCAGGTACCGCGGCTACACCTCGTCGTTCGCCGGTTTCGCGCCCGCCGACAACCCCCGCATCACCGTCTACTGCGCCATCCAGAACGCCACCGCCGGCAACTACTTCGGTGGCCAGATCTGCGGTCCCATCTACAAGCAGGTGATGGAGTTCGCCCTGAAAACCCTCCAGGTCCCGCCGACCGGTGCGCCGGCCGCGAACCTGCCCGTCGACTACAAGCCCTGA